A single window of Oreochromis aureus strain Israel breed Guangdong linkage group 7, ZZ_aureus, whole genome shotgun sequence DNA harbors:
- the ghrb gene encoding growth hormone receptor b isoform X2 produces the protein MAPTVTMLLFVLHILTASVLQSASEPVLSERRPHLTSCASPDMMTFRCRWNVGPFQNLSDPRALRLFYFRHVPPPLSSKNWTECPHYSTETPNECFFDQNHTSIWTYYNVQLRSRDETILYDEKGFFVNDIVQPDPPVSLNWTLLNVSLTGIHYDILLSWKPPPASDVETGWMKLQYEVQHRDYSSSVWEMVDPVSSTQCSLYGLQTNINHEIRVRCKMLGGKEFGEFSESVFIHIPSKVSRFPVVALLIFGALCLVGILMLVIISQQEKWMVILLPPVPGPKIKGIDSELLKSGKLRELTSILGGPPDLRPELYNSDPWVEFIDLDIEEQSDRVTDLDTDCLMNHHLSSNCSPLSLGFRDDDSGRASCCDPDLPCDPEPSPFLPLVPNLALSQETLCAATSEPSSPIQSCNSGELPSFVTGRDTLYTQVTEVRSSGKVLLLPEEQTEREKMSSKEKEDEIVVEKEKKEFQLLVMNADHRDYTSELNAGKTSSELSTGDLTEPCKTFPSPHHESNTTTPPPIPAPVYTVVEGVDRQNSLLLSPNSAPAPHLIIPKNMPTPDGYLTADLLGSITP, from the exons TTCTCTCTGAGAGACGTCCACACCTCACTAGCTGTGCTTCCCCAGACATGATGACTTTCCGCTGCAGATGGAATGTTGGCCCTTTCCAGAATCTCTCTGATCCCAGAGCTCTCCGCTTATTCTACTTTAGACATGT ACCCCCTCCTCTGTCTTCTAAAAATTGGACTGAATGTCCTCACTACAGCACTGAGACGCCAAACGAGTGCTTTTTCGATCAGAACCACACCTCGATCTGGACATATTACAACGTCCAGCTCCGCTCCAGGGATGAGACCATCCTCTATGATGAGAAGGGTTTCTTTGTTAATGACATTG TCCAACCGGATCCTCCTGTCAGCCTGAACTGGACGCTGCTGAATGTGAGTTTGACTGGCATTCACTATGACATACTGTTGAGCTGGAAGCCTCCTCCAGCTTCAGATGTGGAGACAGGGTGGATGAAGCTGCAGTATGAAGTTCAGCACCGAGACTACAGCTCCAGTGTGTGGGAAATG GTTGATCCTGTTTCGAGTACACAGTGCTCCCTTTACGGGCTTCAAACTAACATCAATCATGAGATCCGTGTTCGGTGCAAAATGCTCGGTGGGAAAGAGTTTGGAGAATTCAGTGAATCTGTCTTCATTCACATCCCATCAAAAG TTTCAAGATTCCCCGTTGTGGCTTTGCTCATCTTTGGTGCCTTGTGTTTAGTGGGCATCCTGATGTTGGTTATCATATCACAGCAAGAAAA GTGGATGGTTATCCTTTTGCCTCCTGTTCCTGGACCCAAAATTAAAGGAATTGACTCTGAACTACTCAAG AGTGGGAAGCTTAGGGAGTTGACATCAATCCTGGGCGGTCCTCCTGATTTGAGGCCGGAGCTCTACAACTCCGACCCCTGGGTGGAATTCATCGATCTGGACATTGAAGAGCAAAGCGACAGAGTGACAGACCTGGACACTGACTGTCTCATGAACCACCACCTGTCTTCTAACTGCTCCCCACTATCACTTGGCTTCAGAGATGACGATTCAGGTCGCGCTAGCTGCTGCGATCCAGATCTCCCATGCGACCCAGAACCATCACCTTTCCTTCCTCTGGTCCCAAATCTTGCCCTCAGTCAGGAGACATTATGTGCAGCAACCTCTGAGCCAAGCTCCCCCATCCAAAGCTGCAACTCTGGGGAGCTTCCTTCATTCGTCACAGGCAGAGACACTCTGTACACCCAGGTGACTGAGGTGAGGTCATCGGGCAAGGTGTTGCTCTTACCTGAGGAACAGACCGAGAGGGAGAAAATGTCTAGTAAAGAGAAGGAAGATGAAATTGTGgtagagaaagagaagaaagagtTTCAGCTCCTCGTGATGAATGCAGATCACAGAGACTACACTTCAGAGCTCAATGCAGGAAAAACAAGCTCAGAATTATCCACAGGGGACCTGACTGAACCCTGTAAAACATTTCCGTCACCTCACCATGAATCAAACACCACCACGCCCCCACCAATCCCTGCTCCTGTCTACACTGTGGTCGAAGGTGTTGATAGACAGAACAGTCTCTTACTGTCACCAAATTCAGCACCAGCCCCACATCTGATAATTCCAAAGAACATGCCGACACCAGACGGCTACCTGACCGCTGATCTTCTGGGAAGTATCACGCCGTAA
- the LOC116324924 gene encoding coiled-coil domain-containing protein 152 isoform X1 gives MTKLNCVNLEKFLEEFCQLEQNITEVNGRNSMLEIMFEDANRLVKFYQTKEKSLIEEKDSLLVTVNKLQQTLQEQCHLRVENERLKNDIADLKQQNERTAEVGKAEVQRLVREMRAEEGRHKRALEDLRQQCGREAEDVHREYFSQLEAKDAECKKLLEKKDLGLEDMKKRLKDQEKESQNELLKLQMEFGAKLARVQSSAQWSQQQQQQHGPSLPQSVFKRKLQFFQEEKNKEIFALRQRIKELEENQRASSILDSRPKRRKI, from the exons atgacaaagttaAACTGCGTTAATCTTGAGAAATTTCTGGAGGAGTTTTGTCAACTAGAACAG AACATAACTGAAGTTAATGGCAGAAACAGCATGTTGGAGATCATGTTCGAGGATGCTAATAGACTGGTGAAGTTTTACCAGACCAAGGAGAAGAGCCTAATTGAAG AAAAAGATAGCCTTCTTGTCACAGTGAACAAACTGCAGCAGACTCTGCAGGAGCAGTGCCACCTCAGAG TGGAGAATGAGAGACTCAAGAATGATATAGCAGATCTGAAACAGCAGAATGAGAGAACAGCAGAG GTTGGAAAGGCTGAAGTTCAGCGGCTGGTCAGAGAAATGAGAGCAGAAGAAGGGAGACACAAGAGGGCGCTAGAGGATCTAAGACAGCAGTGTGGCAGGGAGGCGGAGGATGTCCACAGGGAGTATTTTAGTCAGT TGGAAGCTAAAGATGCCGAATGTAAGAAGCTGCTGGAGAAAAAGGATCTGGGTCTGGAGGACATGAAGAAGAGACTAAAAGATCAGGAAAAGGAGAGTCAGAACGAGCTACTGAAGTTACAGATGGAG TTTGGTGCAAAGTTAGCCAGAGTTCAGAGTTCAGCCCAGTGGagccaacagcagcagcagcaacatggCCCCAGCCTTCCTCAGAGTGTCTTTAAAAGG AAGCTGCAGTTTTTCCAGGAGGAAAAGAACAAAGAGATTTTTGCTCTGCGTCAGAGAATCAAAGAGCTGGAAGAGAATCAGCGTGCCAGCAGCATCCTGGACAGCCGTCCTAAGAGAagaaagatttaa
- the LOC116324924 gene encoding coiled-coil domain-containing protein 152 isoform X2, translating into MTKLNCVNLEKFLEEFCQLEQNITEVNGRNSMLEIMFEDANRLVKFYQTKEKSLIEEKDSLLVTVNKLQQTLQEQCHLRVENERLKNDIADLKQQNERTAEVGKAEVQRLVREMRAEEGRHKRALEDLRQQCGREAEDVHREYFMEAKDAECKKLLEKKDLGLEDMKKRLKDQEKESQNELLKLQMEFGAKLARVQSSAQWSQQQQQQHGPSLPQSVFKRKLQFFQEEKNKEIFALRQRIKELEENQRASSILDSRPKRRKI; encoded by the exons atgacaaagttaAACTGCGTTAATCTTGAGAAATTTCTGGAGGAGTTTTGTCAACTAGAACAG AACATAACTGAAGTTAATGGCAGAAACAGCATGTTGGAGATCATGTTCGAGGATGCTAATAGACTGGTGAAGTTTTACCAGACCAAGGAGAAGAGCCTAATTGAAG AAAAAGATAGCCTTCTTGTCACAGTGAACAAACTGCAGCAGACTCTGCAGGAGCAGTGCCACCTCAGAG TGGAGAATGAGAGACTCAAGAATGATATAGCAGATCTGAAACAGCAGAATGAGAGAACAGCAGAG GTTGGAAAGGCTGAAGTTCAGCGGCTGGTCAGAGAAATGAGAGCAGAAGAAGGGAGACACAAGAGGGCGCTAGAGGATCTAAGACAGCAGTGTGGCAGGGAGGCGGAGGATGTCCACAGGGAGTATTTTA TGGAAGCTAAAGATGCCGAATGTAAGAAGCTGCTGGAGAAAAAGGATCTGGGTCTGGAGGACATGAAGAAGAGACTAAAAGATCAGGAAAAGGAGAGTCAGAACGAGCTACTGAAGTTACAGATGGAG TTTGGTGCAAAGTTAGCCAGAGTTCAGAGTTCAGCCCAGTGGagccaacagcagcagcagcaacatggCCCCAGCCTTCCTCAGAGTGTCTTTAAAAGG AAGCTGCAGTTTTTCCAGGAGGAAAAGAACAAAGAGATTTTTGCTCTGCGTCAGAGAATCAAAGAGCTGGAAGAGAATCAGCGTGCCAGCAGCATCCTGGACAGCCGTCCTAAGAGAagaaagatttaa